The Sphingomonas sp. KR3-1 genome has a window encoding:
- a CDS encoding DHCW motif cupin fold protein yields the protein MKLPELAFTATDWSQVPRTEHPGETGMAWWRSFAVGDLRVRMVEYSPGYLADHWCDRGHVLLVLEGEIESELRDGRRTRLTAGMSYQVSDFGDAAHRSSTATGAKLFIVD from the coding sequence GTGAAGCTGCCCGAACTGGCCTTTACCGCCACCGACTGGTCGCAGGTTCCGCGCACCGAGCATCCCGGCGAGACCGGGATGGCCTGGTGGCGAAGCTTCGCCGTCGGCGATCTGCGCGTGCGGATGGTCGAATATTCGCCCGGCTATCTCGCCGATCACTGGTGCGATCGCGGGCATGTGCTGCTGGTCCTCGAAGGCGAGATCGAGAGCGAGCTGCGCGACGGCCGGCGCACCCGGCTGACCGCGGGCATGTCCTATCAGGTGTCCGACTTCGGCGATGCGGCGCACCGCTCGTCCACAGCGACGGGCGCCAAGCTCTTCATCGTCGATTGA
- the gcvT gene encoding glycine cleavage system aminomethyltransferase GcvT: MSETIQDPHGQDPEAAEGEDALLQLPLDAWHRARGGRMVPFAGYEMPVQYEGIMAEHLWVREHAGLFDVSHMGQLSFSGEGVEAALEALMPADIQAARPSHPVYSLLMAENGGILDDLMLTRRDDGSVYMVVNGACKWDDIAHFREFLPDEIGMNHMEDHALLALQGPEAATALERVIPGVSALVFMQGAAFGWQGHELWISRSGYTGEDGFEISVPAEAAAALADALTAQPEVKPIGLGARDSLRLEADLPLYGHDLDTETTPVSAQLGFALKKRRREEGGFPGHARIMLEREQGPILKRVGLVVEGRQPVREGGLVLDAEGNEVGKVTSGGFAPTLQQPIAMAYVPAASAEPGTKITLAQRGKIHSAEVVKMPFVAHKYVRKGA, encoded by the coding sequence ATGAGCGAGACAATCCAGGATCCCCATGGCCAGGATCCCGAAGCCGCAGAGGGCGAGGACGCCCTGCTTCAGCTGCCGCTCGATGCGTGGCACCGCGCCCGGGGCGGCCGCATGGTCCCCTTCGCGGGTTATGAAATGCCCGTCCAGTATGAGGGCATCATGGCCGAGCATCTCTGGGTGCGCGAGCATGCCGGGCTGTTCGACGTCAGCCATATGGGCCAGCTCAGCTTCTCGGGCGAAGGCGTGGAAGCCGCGCTCGAGGCGCTGATGCCGGCCGACATCCAGGCCGCCAGGCCGAGCCACCCAGTCTATTCGCTGCTGATGGCCGAGAATGGCGGCATCCTCGATGACCTGATGCTCACCCGCCGCGACGACGGCAGCGTCTACATGGTCGTCAACGGCGCCTGCAAATGGGACGACATCGCCCATTTCCGCGAGTTCCTGCCCGACGAGATCGGCATGAACCACATGGAGGATCACGCCCTGCTCGCCCTTCAGGGGCCGGAGGCGGCGACCGCGCTCGAGCGGGTGATCCCCGGCGTCTCGGCGCTGGTCTTCATGCAGGGCGCCGCGTTCGGCTGGCAGGGCCATGAGCTGTGGATCAGCCGCTCGGGCTATACCGGCGAGGACGGGTTCGAGATCTCGGTACCTGCCGAAGCGGCCGCAGCACTCGCCGACGCGCTCACCGCGCAGCCCGAGGTCAAGCCGATCGGCCTGGGCGCCCGCGATTCGCTGCGGCTCGAGGCGGACCTGCCGCTCTACGGCCATGACCTCGATACCGAGACCACCCCGGTTTCCGCCCAGCTCGGCTTCGCGCTCAAGAAGCGCCGGCGCGAGGAAGGCGGCTTCCCCGGCCATGCCCGCATCATGCTCGAGCGCGAGCAGGGCCCGATCCTCAAGCGCGTCGGCCTGGTCGTCGAGGGGCGCCAGCCGGTCCGCGAGGGCGGCCTGGTCCTCGACGCCGAGGGCAACGAGGTCGGCAAGGTCACCTCGGGCGGCTTCGCGCCGACGCTGCAGCAGCCGATCGCGATGGCCTATGTGCCCGCCGCTTCGGCCGAGCCCGGCACCAAGATCACCCTTGCCCAGCGCG
- the ispH gene encoding 4-hydroxy-3-methylbut-2-enyl diphosphate reductase — translation MKPVLELLIAAPRGFCAGVDRAIRIVELAIEKYGAPVYVRHEIVHNKFVVDTLKAKGAIFVEELDQVPDDVPVVFSAHGVPKAVPAKAEERGLDYLDATCPLVSKVHRQAERLVAAGRHILFIGHAGHPEVIGTFGQVPAGAMTLVETPACAEAVQVADPANLAFLTQTTLSVDDTAATLEVLKRRFPTILAPGPNDICYATTNRQGAVKAIASSVDLMLVIGSRNSSNSLRLVEVAERQGTTAYLIPRAEDIDWSWFDGVGTVGVSAGASAPELLVRELVDKLAERFEVTEREVESVPENVVFKLPRGLEAA, via the coding sequence ATGAAACCCGTACTCGAACTGCTGATCGCAGCGCCCCGTGGCTTTTGCGCCGGGGTGGATCGCGCCATCCGCATCGTCGAGCTGGCGATCGAGAAATATGGCGCGCCGGTCTATGTGCGCCACGAGATCGTCCACAACAAGTTCGTGGTCGACACGCTGAAGGCGAAGGGCGCGATCTTCGTCGAGGAGCTCGACCAAGTGCCCGACGACGTGCCGGTGGTGTTCTCCGCGCACGGCGTGCCCAAGGCAGTGCCGGCCAAGGCCGAGGAGCGCGGGCTCGACTATCTCGACGCCACCTGCCCGCTGGTCTCCAAGGTCCACCGCCAGGCCGAGCGGCTGGTCGCGGCCGGGCGCCACATCCTGTTCATCGGCCATGCCGGCCATCCCGAGGTGATCGGCACCTTCGGCCAGGTGCCCGCGGGTGCGATGACGCTGGTCGAGACGCCCGCCTGCGCCGAAGCGGTGCAGGTCGCCGATCCGGCCAACCTCGCCTTCCTCACCCAGACCACGCTGTCGGTGGACGATACCGCGGCGACGCTCGAAGTGCTCAAGCGCCGCTTCCCGACCATCCTGGCGCCGGGACCCAACGACATCTGCTACGCCACCACCAACCGCCAGGGCGCGGTGAAGGCGATCGCATCCTCGGTCGACCTGATGCTGGTGATCGGCAGCCGGAACTCGTCCAACTCGCTGCGCCTCGTCGAGGTCGCCGAGCGCCAGGGGACCACCGCCTATCTGATCCCGCGCGCCGAGGATATCGACTGGAGCTGGTTCGACGGCGTCGGCACCGTCGGCGTCAGCGCGGGCGCGTCCGCCCCCGAGCTGCTGGTGCGCGAACTGGTCGACAAGCTGGCCGAGCGCTTCGAGGTGACCGAGCGCGAAGTCGAGAGCGTGCCCGAGAACGTCGTCTTCAAGCTGCCGCGCGGGCTGGAAGCGGCTTGA